Below is a genomic region from Rhodospirillum centenum SW.
GCCCAGGTTGATGTAGAAGATGCCCGGCCGCGTGCCGTCCAGGGCCGGCGGGTTGTAGTAGCCGCCCGGTGCGGACTTTTCGGCGTGCTCCGGCACCCGCCAGACCTCGACCGGCTGCTTCGGCAGCAGGTTGAACCAGTCCGGCGCCTTCTTCATCACCGCTTCGGTCAGGCCGCGCACGTCCCGGAGCGCCGCCTCGCGGCCGGCCGCGTCGTTGGCGTAGCGGAAGCGCGGGTCCGCCGACAGCGCCGTCAGCCGCTCGGCCGCCGTGCCCTCCGTCAGGCCCAGGCCGCGCAGGATGGTGTCCATCTCGGTGGTGATGCGCTCCACCTCCTTCAGCCCCAGTTCGTGGACGGCGTCGGGGGTCAGGTCGGTGGTGGTCTGGCTGCGCACCATCAGGGCGTAGTATTCCTCGCCCCGCGGCTGGTGCCAGACGCCGGCGTCGTGCGTCGCCTTCGGGGCCAGCTCCTCGCGGAACAGCCGGGCCAGCGCGCGGTAGCCGGGATAGACGGCGGTGTCCACCGCCTCCACGGCCGCGGCCACCAGGGCATCCTTCTCCGCCGCCGGCAGGTCGGTCAGCTTCTCCAGCTTGGCGGCCAGCCCGCCGACCAGCGGGTTCTCCACCGCCGGGCTGGCGGTGAACGCCTCCATCTGCTCGGCGGTCCGGGCGACGACGAAGTCGGGCGGGATCACACCCTTCTCCGCCTGGAAGCGGACCCAGTGGGCAAGCTGGTCGAATTTGGGGCCGAAGGCGCGCAGCCGCTCGACATAGCGTTCGGCGCTGCGCCGGTCGATGACACGGTGCTGCGCCTCCATGAACTGCGGCAGGCTGACCGGCGCGCCGGAAAGCTGGTTGACGGGATAGAGCCCGCCCGGCGTCATCCAGTCGAACGCCTGCTGCGCGACCAGATCGCCGTAGAACGACTCCATCACCGCGCGGGTCAGCACCTGCTGGCCGTTCAGCGTCTCCGGGGCGTAGCTGCGGATCTGCTCCAGGTAGCGGCGCAGGTCGGCCTTTGATTCCTCGAACCGTTCGGGCGACAGGTCGGTCAGCCGGCCGGAATGGAAGTCCAGCCAGGTGTTGTCCACCAGCCCCAGGAAGGTCAGCGTCTCCGGGTCGTCCAGGACCTGGTAGAGGGTCTGGCGCTCCACCATCCAGTCGATGGTCGGCGGCTTGCCCCAGCCGGCCACATAGACGACCGCGCCCGCGGCGATGCCCAGCACCGCCGCCGTGCCCAGCAGGATTCCCTTGACGCTCATGTGCCCCTGTCCGTCGTTGCGCGCCGGTGGCTCCGGCGCATTTGCGGCACTGTCGCGCGGCGGCCCCTGCCCGGCAAGGGCCGCGTCGTCACGCCGGCCAGAGCCGGAAAGAGCCTGACCGGGAAGGGGATCAGCCGGGATGGCGCAGGGTCAGCATCCGGCAGGTCTGCGGCTGGTCGATCCGGACAACGGCGCCATCGGGCCAGCGCACCTCCAGCCGCTCCACCCGGGTCGCGGCGCCCAGGCCGAAATGCGCCACCGGCTCGCGCTGGCAGAAGGTGCCGCCGCCGTCGATGACGCGGATCTGCGTGCGCCCGCCCGCCGTCAGCCGCACCACCGCCCCGCGGGCGGGGGCGCCCATGCGGGTCAGGGGGCGCACCCGCAGCCAGTGGTGGCCGCGCGGTTCGGCCAGGAACAGGCTCAGCGGGTGCGGCCCCGCCCCGCCCGGTCCCAGCAGCAGCTCAAGCTGCCCGTCCCCGTCCAGGTCGGCCACGACGGCAGCGGTGCCGTGCGGGGCCGCGGCGTCGCCCGGGTCGATCCGGGTCCAGCGCTCGTCGCGCCAGGCGAACAGCCGGTTCGGCCCGCCCTGGACGGTGACCAGCAGCTCCTCGTGGCCGTCATTGTCGAAGTCGGCGGCGATCACTGTCCGCACCCGGCCGGGCTCGGCCAGCTCCGGCGGGGCGATGTCGGCGAAGCCGCCCCCGGCCCGGCGCTGGAACAGCCGGTGCGGCCCGTCCCCGTTCGCCACCACCAGATCCAGCAGCCCGTCGCCGTCGCTGTCCAGCAGGGCCGCGGCGCGGGCGGCGAAGCCCGGATCGGCGACGCCGTGGCTGCCGCCGATCTCCTCGAAGCCGCCGTCCCCCAGGTTGCGGAACAGCAGGTTCGGCCCCGTTCCGCCGACGACCACGTCCGGCGCCTCCCCGAACAGGGGGGCGGCCAGCAGGCAGGTCGCCGCCACCGGAACGTCCAGCCCGGCCTCCTCCGCCATGTCGTGCAGCCGGCCGCGCCGGTCCAGCTCGTAGAGCCGCAGCGCCCCCTCGCGCCCCGCCACCAGCACGCCGTAGCGGCCCTCGCCGCTGCGGTCCAGCACGGCCAGGGCGCGGCCGCCGTCGCGGTTTGCGGCCCCCAGATTCTCCGGCAGGGCGCAGAGGTCGATCCAGCGGCTGCCGAACCACGCGAACAGCCGGTCCGCCGCCGGTGCCGCGCCGGTCGCCGGCTCGCCGTTCAGGACATAGACCTCCTCCCGCCCGTCGCCGTCCAGGTCGGCGCAGGCGATGGCGACGGCGCGGCGCTCGGGATCGGCCAGGACGGGATCGGCCATGTCCGCCAGGCCGTGACCGTCCCATTTCAGCACCCGGTTCGGCTGGCCGGCCACCAGGATCTCGTCCCGTCCGTCGCCGTCCACGTCGGCCACCGCCAGACCCTGGGCATGGCCGGCGGGGTTGCGCGCGATCAGGTTCGAGCAGGCGATGAACATCCGGACCTCCGGACCGCGGAAATGCCTGATTCGATACACCCCGCGGCGGCGTCCCGGCAAGACGCCGGACCGGCGGAGGCCGGCACGCAGGGGCGGCGCGGAGAAGGGGCGCTCAGCGGCGCACGGCGGTGCTCTTCTTCTGCCGGGCCAGTTCCAGGAATGCGGCCTTGATCCGCGCGAACAGGCCCGGCGGGATGAAGCCGTAGGCGACCGACTCACCCTTGCCCGGGGCCGGCGCAAGCCCACCGTTGGGCCATTCGTCGATGTTGTGCTCCGACACGATCACCCAGCTCGGTGCATCATCAAGGCCGAGCGCCTGCTTGACCTTCGCCGGGATTTCGACACCGACCGTATCGCCCATGGGTGGTGTATGCGTGATAGGCAGCAGGACAACGTAACGCGGTTGCGTGGCACTGTCGCTGGCGGCCACCAGACAGGCCGGACGGTCCTTGCCCTGGTCCTGCCCGCGGGCGGCTTCGTGCGTCCAGAGATAGTCATACCGGACGACCAGGCCGGGTCTGGGGTCGGTGAGCCGCACCGACCCCACCTACTTCAGCAGATCATCCAGATGTCGGTGTTCGGGGGCCATCTCGGCCCGCTCAACCGCGGCCTGGACGATGTCGGCGACATCGACGGTCCGATGCGTCCGCTGCGCGGCGGCCTTCAGCCAGTCATAGTGCTCGGCCGTCATCAGCACATATTCGCGGCGTCCGTGCCGGGTGATCTCCACCGGTTCGCGCCGTGCTTCGTGCTGGAACTGGCCGATATTGCGCTGGAATTCGAGGACGCCGACGGTGGGCATGGCTGGAATCCCGATGCTGGAAGGTTGCCTCAATCCCCCGGATGATCCGTGTTCTGGCCGTGGCGATCAACCATCGACTCCGGGTCGGGTATGGTCCGACCGGACGGGCCGGCCCGCTCCGGGGCCAACGACCAGTTTTCCCTTGGCAGGGGTGCGACATCTGGTACGATGTCCGCTTGCCGCCTCTAGATGTGGTGGTGAAGCCCGGCTTATCCACAGACCGGGCATACCGGGGCTGGGGATAACGGGGACAGAGTCATGCGCGACGGCGACATCGGGGACGTGCGGCAGCAGGGAACGCCGGAAACGGGCGGCCTTTTCGCCCGGGTGCAGATGACCAAGCACCCGGCCGTGCTTGTGGATCATTCCCGGGACAACCTGTTGACGGCGTTCGGCAAGGCCACGCTGGACGACCGCTATCTGCTGCCGGGCGAGTCCTACCAGGACCTGTTCGCCCGCGTCGCCAGCTACTACGCCGACGACACGGCGCACGCCCAGCGCCTCTACGACTACATCTCGCGCCTCTGGTTCATGCCGGCGACGCCGGTGCTGTCCAACGGCGGCACCGACCGGGGCCTGCCGATCTCCTGCTTCCTGAACGAGGCGTCGGACAGCCTGGAGGGCATCGTCGGCCTCTGGAACGAGAATGTCTGGCTGGCCGCCAAGGGCGGCGGCATCGGCAGCTACTGGGGCAACCTGCGCTCCATCGGGGAGCGGGTGAAGGGCAACGGCAAGACCTCGGGCGTCATCCCCTTCATCCGGGTGATGGACAGCCTGACGCTGGCGATTTCCCAGGGCTCCCTGCGCCGCGGCTCGGCCGCCTGCTACCTGCCGGTCTGGCACCCGGAGATCGAGGAGTTCGTGGAGATGCGCCGCCCCACCGGCGGCGACCCGAACCGCAAGGCGCTGAACCTGCACCACGGCGTGGTCATCCCCGACGCCTTCATGCGCGCGGTGGAGGCGGACGAGGACTGGAAGCTGGTCAGCCCGAAGGACGGCGCGACCCTGCGCGTCGTCTCCGCCCGCCAGCTCTGGATCCGCATCCTGACGGCGCGGGTGGAGACGGGCGAGCCCTATCTGCTGTTCATCGACCATGTGAACCGCGCCATCCCGGAGCACCACAAGCTGGCCGGGCTGACGGTGAAGATGTCGAACCTCTGCGCGGAGATCACGCTGCCCACGGGGCTCGACCCCTGGGGCCAGCAGCGCACGGCCGTCTGCTGCCTGTCGTCTCTGAACCTGGAGACGTTCCTGGAGTGGCAGGACCACCCGACCTTCATCGAGGACACGCTGCGCTTCCTCGACAACGTGCTGACCGACTTCATCGCCAAGGCGCCGGACGAGATGGCGCGGGCGAAGTACGCGGCCATGCGTGAACGCTCGGTCGGTCTCGGCGTCATGGGCTTCCACAGCTTCCTGCAAGGCCAGGGCGTGCCGATCGAGGGCGTGATGGCGAAGGTGTGGAACAAGCGCATCTTCGCCCACATCAAGCGCCAGGCCGATGCCGCCAGCCTTGCGCTGGGGGCGGAGCGCGGGCCCTGCCCCGACGCCGCGGAGTATGGCGGCAAGGAGCGCTTCTCCAACAAGATCGCCATCGCGCCGACGGCCAGCATCTCCATCATCTGCGGCGGTGCCAGCCCCGGCATCGAGCCGATCGCGGCCAACGCCTACACGCACAAGACCCTGTCGGGGAGCTGGTCGGTCCGCAACAAGTACCTGGAGGCGGTGCTGGAGCGGCACGGCCGCAACGACGAGGACACCTGGTCGGCCATCACCCTGAACGGCGGCTCGGTGCAGCATCTGGACTTCCTGTCCCAGGACGAGAAGGACCTGTTCAGGACCGCCTTCGAGATCGACCAGCGCTGGCTGATCGAGCACGCCGCCGACCGCACGCCCTTCATCTGCCAGTCGCAGTCGCTGAACGTCTTCCTGCCGGCGGACGTCCACAAGCGCGACCTGCACCAGATCCACTTCCAGGCCTGGAAGAAGGGCGTGAAGAGCCTCTACTACCTGCGCTCGCTCTCCGTGCAGCGCGCCGAAAGCGAATCCCGCCCGGCCGCCGCCGCGAAGCCCGACACGCCGCCGGAACCGGCGAAGTACGAGGAATGCCTCGCCTGCCAGTGAGGGGCGGGGCGGCTGATCCTGCCGCGCACACGATCCAGACCGCGAGCAGGAACCTGGACGATGGCGGTCCGCCAATGGATGCCATGGTAATGGAGGATGGCGCCCGCCAGTCCTTTTTTTGAGCAACAGATGCGCTTCGATGTGGAAGGGGGGGGCAAATAACAACAAATAGTAGCAAATTTATTGCATAAATAAATTATTCATACAAAAATTTATATTACCTTTAAAGGAAATCTGGTTTTGCTTTGATAAAACTGTCGACACGATCCCTGTGGTCGTGGTTTTATATGACGTGTGCCCTCGTTGCTATTTTTTAAATTCGGTCACGGTGATTTGTGGGAATTTAATGTATTCATAGAGGTGTAGAGGTGAGCCTCTTCGGGGAACTTCACGAAGATGCCTTCCTACTGTTCAGTCGTGCGAACAGGCATCTCTACGCGCAGCTTGTTACCGACCTGTTCGAGCGATTCTTCAGCGACACGGTGACCTTTCCCAATCGCCTGGAAGTAGTTGGTTATATTTACGATCTGCTGCGCAATCAGCCCGAACTCTGGGCCGACGACGGGGAGGATTGGTCCGGGGTTGCCGATGTGAGAACCACAGGGCGCCGGATCCGACGCGCCCGTCCCGAGGACAGGCGGCAGGACCTCCTCCTCGACTGCGCCTATCGGGCTTACGGCCGCCTCATCGATACGGGATGGCTGGAAGAGGAGAGTTACGGCCTGAAGATCACGGTCGACATGCCGCCTGCGGCGATGCTTTTGGCCGAGCGGCTGGCGGCGATCCAGAGAGGACTGGCAACCTCGTTCCGTGGCGTGGTTGTCACCATTCGAAATGCGCTTGCCGCAGTAGTCAATGTCGATGGCCGCGTCAATGCCGTCGGCCTGAACAAGGCGGCTGAGATGGCAGTCCGCTTTTCCCGTGAACTGCGGGCGGTGTTGTCAAGTCTGCGCTCGATTGAGCGGGACATTCTCGCGTCGGAAAGCCTGAACGAGCGCCTTGCCACGTTCGTGCAGGATTTTATTGGTAAGCTCGTGCTCAAGGACTTCGAGTCCATCTACAAGACAAACCATCCCTACCGGTTCAAGCATGAGATCCTCGGCTACGTCGACGCCATCAGCGACGAGGGATACCTGCGTGACCAGATCATCGATGGCTATGTCGAAGGTGAGGTTTCGCTTACGCGAAGCGAAGCGGGGTTGCAGCTCGATCAGGACCTCTTCACCATCCGCAATGTCTTTGACAACGTCGACCAGACCTACGACCGGATCAACGTCTACCGGGTACGGCTGGAAGGACGGCTGCGCAATGTCTTGAAATACGCTGAGCTGGGTGACCATCGCCATTCCCAGCGGGTCACCGGACTGACAGCACGGCTCGACCGGGTCCTGACCGGACTCGGCGAGGTCGGCATGATGGGATGGCTTGATGACCGGCAGCCCAGAGGGTTCGTCCTGCCGGAGGTGACTCCCTGGGCTCCGCACTTGCTGGCCCAGCCGCGGGCTCCCAAACCACCGGTCGAGGCGACCGCCGTGCGGCGGCAGCAATTTGATCCCGTCCTTGCCGCCTTCCGCCGCCTGCTTCGTGACTACAATGATCTGTTTGTGGTGGAGACGGCCCGTGTATTGCGCTTTCTGGACTGCCGGGTGCCTCCAGGCTGTACCGGCGAAGCCCGATGGCTGTCCATCAATGGCGTTGAAGATTTCCTCGTTTTCGAACAGCTGCGCCGCCTCCGCTATAAGCCGTCGTCGGAGTTCGCGCAGCATTACGAAATCCTGCCATGCCCCGAGGGGGCTTGGCGGGATGACGAATGGATTCGCTGCAAGAATTTCCTGATCCGCACTAAGATCGCCGGTACAGCTATCGACAACGATGCGTAAGTGCTGGAGGTCCATCACCATGCTGAAGGATTTGGTCGACATAGAAGTGCGTTTCGGCGACCGGGTCGTGGACGACGTCCGGCAGGTCGCCAACCAACTCCTCCAGCGTCAGTTCCTGTTCGCCGGCGACCGCGGCACCACCCACGCCTATGAAATTGTGACAGGCCCGCGCTTCCGGAGCTATTTCACAGCGCTGTTCGATGCGTTGGGCTATCAGTTGCGGATCAGCGAAACTGAACAGTGGGTCGGCCTGCTACCCGATCCCGAGCTGGACCTTTTCCCGAAAATGCGGATGGACAAGACCATCGTGCTGCTGATCCTGGCGCTCGCTTGGCAGGATGCGGCAAACCGCGGCGCCGCGGAGGCCCGCGCGGTGGTGAAGACCACGCTCAATGAGGTGCTCGAACGCTACCGCGACATCGCAGGTCGTAACCGTAAGGAGGCCCTGATCTCGGCGCGCTTCGAGGATGCTCTACGCGAATTCCACCGGCGCGGCCTTGTCTGGCTCGGCGACTGGGATCCGGAAGCGGCCGACCGCGAAATCGAGATTCGCCCGATGCTGCATCTGCTGGTGGGCGGAAACGCGCTCGATCTCCTCGAACGCTTCGCCGCGGAAGCGGAGAGCGCGATTACACGGGAGCGGAGGACCAGATCGCCGCAGGACGACGGTGAACAGGAAGGAACGGAAGAGTGAAGCACCTCATCCGCATCGGCATGATCAACTGGCATCTGCTGCCCGCGACCGACATAGACGTGAGCGGCGACATCGGCGTGATCGGCGAAAACCGCAGCGGCAAGTCGACCCTCCTTGATCTCATCCAGGTGGTCGTCACGGGCAATAACGGGCGCTATCTGCGTCTCAACGCGAGCGCAACCGACGGCAACCGCAAGCGCAGCCTCCGCTCCGTCCAAGCCTACTGTCTCGGCCGACTTAGCCCTGACCAGGTAATGCGCTCACAGGCGCTTACATACATCTATCTGGTGTTCCAGGACACTGGGCTGCCTCATCACGTGACCTCGATCGGACTCGCGCTGGAAGCGAGCCAGAACGAGGCTGCCGAACGGCCACCGGTACAGTTCATCGCCGACGGGATCAGCCTGAGCCATACCCATTTCCTGGAACTGTCCGCTGACGGTGCCGAACAGCCGCGCGACTGGGCCGTGGTGCGCCCGCACCTGGAGCGCCTGTGCAGCGAGGCGGGCGGTACTCTGTTGACCTATCGCAACGAGCCGGGCAAATACGTGCAGGACTACATGAAGATCCTGTCGACCGGCGGCCGCTTCATCAACACCGATCAGTTCCTGAAGGCGTTTGTCAACGCGATTTCCTTCGAACAGATCCCCTCGGCTACAGACTTCGTGCGCCGCTACCTTCTCGAAGATTCCCCGATCCGCATTGGTCAACTACGCGAGTCCATCGCCACCTACCACTCCTTCCGCAAACAGGTCGAGGAGGCGCGGACCAAGCTGGCTCGGCTGCACGCTTTGCGCAGCGCCATTTCGACGTTCAAGGACGACCTCCTTGCCCAGGATCGTGAGCAGTGGATCGCCGCGCGGGCTCAGTTGGACCATGCCTTTGTCGAGAACCGCACGCTACGTCGTCGGCGCGATCAGAACCTGGCCGATCAAGCGGAGGCCAAGCGGGCGAGAACGCAGCTGGAGGCGCTGCGCGAGGAGCTCGGGAACGAGCTTGGGACGGTGCGCGACGCTATTGCTGCACAGAGCGGCAGTGCCCAGCGGCGCCAGCTCGAAAGCGAACGGGCGCTTGCAGAAACCCGGTTGAAGGAGACAGTCGGGCAGTTGGAGACCATCCAAAAGGCGGTCAACCAGGGGGCCCATGCCCTGAAATTCCGTATGCTTCTGCCAACCATGCCCGGGGAGCCCTTCGTGGTCGTGGAGCGGATGCGCCAAGCTGGCGGGCCGGCGCGGGTGCCCGTCTGGCCGAACGATCCTCAGGCTCTGGCCACCGCCCTCGACGACCCCCGTCTCCGCCTCCCTCCGTTGATCGATGCCTGCGAAAGGGCGGCCAACGAGGAAACCAAGGCTCAGGGCCTCAAGGAACAGGAACTGCGGGAAGTGGTCCGGCAGATCAAGGATATCGAGGCGACCGGCATCGCTATCGACAGCACCGTTGAGAGACTGGTGGCCGAGATGGAGGGCTTCGGCTGGCGACCGCGCATCGTCTGCACCCTTCTGCGTGTGATGGACGACCGTTGGCGCGATGCTGTGGAAGCCCTGCTGGGACGCGACCGCGAGGCTGTCATCGTCGCGGACGCCCACGTCGAGGATGCGATCCGTTACCTTCAGCACAACCGTGTCCGCCTGCGAGGCTGCCGCGTGGTGAACAGCCGCAAGCTGTCGCCGGCGGAGGGGCGGCCGGAACCAGGAACCTTGGCGGGCGTGCTCGCCTCGGACGATCCACTGGCGATGGCGTTCGTCGTTCGTCGCATCGGCGGGGTCAGGCTCGCCTACTCGGTCGAGGATCTGCACCGCCCCGGCCGGGCCGTGATGCAGGACGGCACCTACGACGATGGTCTGGTTGTCGAGATGCGCGCGGTTGCCGGAGGCTACAAGATCGGCGCGGGTGCTGGCCGTATCGGGCTGTCAGCCCTGGAACGCCGGCGGAATGCGATCAAAGAGGAGTTGGAGGAACTGGAAGGCCGCGCAAAGGACCTGCGCACCGCGGCCGGCTGTCTTACGGTGCTGTCGGCGGCGGTCGGCAGGGGCACGGACCTGATCGCCGCATTGGACCGTTACACTTGGTTGAAGGAAAAGCTCGACACGCTTGCCGAGGACATCCGCGCGCTGGAGCGGAACATCAATCCCGAATTCAAGGCGCGCATGGTGGAGATCGATCAGCAGATCCGCCTGTACACCAAGGGTATCGAGGACGCCGTCCGCGCCGAGGAGCGGGCTACGCAGAGCATCAGCACGGCCAGTATGACGCTTGGCGGTGGTGAAAATGCTGTGGGTTCTGAGTTGAGCGTCCAGTTTGCCCGCCAGAAGTTCCAGGCAGTGCGCCACCGGATCGATCGGCCGGCGTCGCGCGCCGCCTATCGCGCGGCCGTGGCGGCGCAGAAGGGAAACCTCACCCGGACCGCGGATCTCGCCCGCCGCAACGCCGAGGCCGCAGCCCAGCGGATCCAATCGGTAAGAATTGGCATCTTTGATGGCTATCTGGCCTTCAATATGGAGTTCGGGCTGAAGAACGAGTTCACCCGGGAGCAGGCCCAGGTCCTCCGCGACATTGCCCCCTGGGTCGAACAGGGTATCGCGCGCATCGAAGGGATCGATCTGGTGCGCCATCAGGCGGAAGCGGAGGCTGCGGCGGACCGTTCTCGTAACTTCTTCCAACACTCCTTTGCCTATGAGTTGCGACGCCGGTTCGACGCCCTTCACTCCGCTCTGGAGGACATGAACCGGACGTTGCGCGCGCACGACTTCCACTACGAGGTCTACCGCTTCGTTGCCCATCCTGTGGAGCCCTATCAGGCGATCATCAGGCTGGTAGAAGCCTCTCGGGTTGACGATTCCGTGTTTGCGCTGCTGTTCGACAGTCAGGCCGATGACACGCACCCGCATGCCATCGCGCTGAAAATGGTGCAGGAGCTGCTGTTGGATGAGAAGCGAGATGTGGCGGATTTCGAGGACTATCGCCACTATTACAGCTTCAATCTCATCATGAAGGACATCAAGACGAACCGCGAAGTGGATCTGGAAACCCGGCGGGGTACCGGATCCGGCGCCGAGCAGCAGGTGCCTTTCTATATCGCCATCGGCACCGCCCTTGCCGCTGCGTACCATGGTAAGGCGGCAGGTGACGTGGCAAAGGAGAAGGGGATCGGCCTTGCCGTGTTCGACGAAGCCTTCTCCAAACTCGATGGCAGGAACCAGAAAGCCTGCATGGATTATTACGAGAATCTGGGATTGCAGGTCATCGTGGCTGCGCCGTTCGAGAAGCGGGCAACGCTCTACGAGACCCTGGAGTATTTCGTCGAAACCTTCCGCAACGGGGACCTGATCCACGTGGATTGGTATGGGGTGGGCGAACGCACCCGGCAGGATCTTGCCGAGGCGAACCCGGCTAACCTCGGCCTCGACGGGTTCCGGCGGATGATGGCCGCTCAGGCGGAGACGTGAGCCGTGGCGAAGCGGTTCCGCGATGCGGTCGGCGCCCTGGAGCATATGCTGTCGACCATAGAGCGGGAGCCGGGGCGCACCGTCGTCCGTGTTTATCCAGATTATGAAGGCATGCGCACCGGCGAGGAACTGGAGCGCTTCGAACGCGTGATGACGGCGGCGGGGAAGGCCGGCGCCGTGCACATCGCCCTTGAACGACGGCCGAGCGGCCCCGCTTCGATCCGCTCTGTGGCACTTGCCGACGCAACGAAACTTGCGGCTCATCTCGGCCGCGTGCCTGCAACGGACGAAGCCGCTCGGGCGATCGACGTTCTCCGCCGCCTCACCGGCCCTCTGCCCGCCTGGGTCGGTGAGATCGTGGATGAAATCGCCGCCGCATGGGCCATTCGACGCGAGGGGTATCCGGGATTGGAGCCCGGTGATGTGGCAACGGCGGCCGGTTTCATTCGGCTCCTGTGTGCGGTGGATCGCGGGGAGCATGTCGGAGTGGACATGCGTACCTTCTCCCGACGCGCCTGCGGCGACAGCAAGGCGGCCGAGCTGGGCTTGCCACGTCTGGCACGCGCTCTGCGCAAGCGCTTTGATCTTCCCGACGCTCCTCCGCGCGAAGCTCTCGCAGCGTTCGGCATCGAGAAGTTCCCCCAGCCGGTCCTGCTGCGCGGGTCGCTGACGCTGTCCGGCGACACGCGGCTGGACGGACGGCCCTATGTCGGAGTGCCTCCGGAATGGCTGGACACTTTGGTGATTGTCGGCCGGCCAGGGTATTTCCTGGTTATCGAGAACCTCGCGTCCTTCAACCGTTACGTCCGGGAGGTGGATGATGGCGGCATCATCTTGTATTCCGGCGGCTTCCCTGCGCTTGCAACGCTGAAGGCCATCCGTCGTATGGATGCGCTCCTGCCCGCCGATGTGCCGTTCTTCCATTGGGGAGATGTCGATGCGGACGGCGTGCGGATTCTTCAGTACATCGCACGGTCCATCAGTCGCCCGTTGCGCCCTCACCTGATGGGGGTCGATGCGTGGAGCGACACGGCCGTTTCCGAGCTTTGCTCGCAGCTTGGCGAGCCTGCCTTCCTGCCGATGGAGCAGGAGCAACTGGATCCGGAAAGTCCTTTGGCCATCACTTCCGCATCGTAGCTTTGTGTCGCCAGGGCGCGGGCCGTACTGAACAAGATGATGCTGGGCACCCGCGTCCAAACGGTTTCGAGTTGAGCTTTGTCGAGCGCCCCCTGGCTGTCTTTGCGCTGGCGCTTTCTTTCCTTGCGATTCCCGATGGCCACGATGCTGTCTTCCGGGTTTCTGTACCGCTTGGAATGCTCCCTTTGTCACGGAGATCGCCTGCCGCCTTCCGGCGAGTGTCCGTAGCACTCAAGTGTCAATGTATGATCTTTCTGAATGATATCAAGATAATCAGCGTTATTTGCGGGTATTTTTATTGTCTATATTATTAATTTGTTTTAATTAATTGAAATTTTTATCTGGGATAATACACAGAGAAATCTTTAAATGGTGACTCTAATATTCGGGCCAGGATACGTCACGGTCTGCTGCAGCGCATAGCGGATGCTGCCGTCCAAGGGAGCTTCTAAATCTGGGATAGGACGGTGTAGCGTCCGAATAGAGCTTCACATACCTCTTTCGTGCAGGCATCATACGCTTTCTGATGGGTGCATTTGCCGTCAATGCAGCTTTTTGAGAACAGTTCAAAGGGGGCGGCCCACCCATGATGTTCCTGTGTCCCTAAAGGATGCGCCTTCATGGACAATAAACTTATAAATAATCAACCTGGTATTTCATCTCGGTCCGGCGTGCCCTGTCAGAAGGAAGTATCTTCTGCTGAATCGGATGTTGTTCGCCGGTTCTGCCATGAGGATGGTGATGCTTCCGATCCACAGCGCCACCCGTTTGGTGGTGCCGCACCTCCCGAACGGGCAGGGGGCAGGCCCGACCATCCCGGCCATTTCAGGATGGCGGTGGCGGCGGCACTTCAGAGCAGTGACCGGCTCGGGCTGCTCACCGTTGCCTTGGGGCCCGTACAGCCTTTCATCGCAGCCGCCCGATCGCTCCGCGATCTA
It encodes:
- a CDS encoding Wadjet anti-phage system protein JetD domain-containing protein, with the translated sequence MAKRFRDAVGALEHMLSTIEREPGRTVVRVYPDYEGMRTGEELERFERVMTAAGKAGAVHIALERRPSGPASIRSVALADATKLAAHLGRVPATDEAARAIDVLRRLTGPLPAWVGEIVDEIAAAWAIRREGYPGLEPGDVATAAGFIRLLCAVDRGEHVGVDMRTFSRRACGDSKAAELGLPRLARALRKRFDLPDAPPREALAAFGIEKFPQPVLLRGSLTLSGDTRLDGRPYVGVPPEWLDTLVIVGRPGYFLVIENLASFNRYVREVDDGGIILYSGGFPALATLKAIRRMDALLPADVPFFHWGDVDADGVRILQYIARSISRPLRPHLMGVDAWSDTAVSELCSQLGEPAFLPMEQEQLDPESPLAITSAS